The DNA sequence ATCATTTTTGATGTCCTGCTTGGTTTTTGTTGTGATGTGGCCTTTCGATGCTGGTTAGATGTGTTAGGGGAGGGGTACCATTCCAGGATAGGTTTTGTTTGGGGCTTTTACGTTTTTAACTGTGTTTAGTCTTAGTTGGGGAGTAGTGGGGGTAGTATCTATAATCGTCCCGAGCACCCGACCTCTTAGACTGACTGGATGGTCcccccatgtaggtatggctcgcacgACCTCCCGGGCTTCCCCTTCTCCCGCGGCGTACGATCCCTACGCCTGGGTCGTTTCTGACGTAAAGGACTCTCCTAACCAAATgggcgaggaggagctcaccgagttccgtCAAGCCGAGTACTTGTGCGGAGGGACCGATGAGGAAGCCAATTATGACGTCTTCGTCCCAGCTCCTCATGAGCGCTTGTACGAGCTCAATTTCAACGCTCCCCGAGTTGTCGATTGGATTTGGTTCTATAAATCCATGTTTACTCAAGTTGGGGTTCGTATTCCATTTTCCACCTTCCAAATGGCGCTTCTAGATTGGGTTTCCGTGGCaccgtcgcagttgcatccgaacagcTGGGCTTCAATCCGCTGTTTTGAGATGGTTTGTGAATACCTTGAGCTGCCGATGTTTGtagatgtttttcttttctttttcaatcttACAAATCCTTCGAAGGAGGGGAAACATAAGAaggggttcatgtccttccggtcagcccaaggtcggaggatttttggtttgtttgaggACTCCTATCACGGTTTTAAGGATAAATACTTCAAGGTCCACCCTGTTAAAGGTCGTCATCCCTTTTGGTTGTCGTTGGAAGGGGTACGCCTTATCTCGACTTATTGGAGCTTCGGAGCAGGGTCCAATGCCTTTGTTAAAGTATCCTATAAGGGCATGTCTGCGGTGGACAGGAGGATCGCCGATGTGTTGCTGGCAGTCTTTGGGAGGAATCACGTGAATCCTTACCTCCACATAGGTGACCGGGAGGCCGGTCGTAACTATATTTGTGAGAAGTCTTTGCTTGTTTGTCTTTTAGATTCTTGCTTTTCCTAATAACTCATTGTGACTAACcgacttctttttctttttacagtGGGAATGTCTGCCGAGATAACGGGTCTCCCTAACTTGTTCCAAACTTTCCTGTGTGCAAGTGACGACGAGGGAGGTAATGAAAAATCTGCTGCTGAGAAATCTACTGCTGAGAAATCTGCTGCTCCCCCAGAGGACAAGGCCGCTTCCGAGCAAGGCGCTGTGGTCGGCGAGACCGGCACCCCGGCTCAGGGTGCCTCGATTGAAGGTGACAAGGTGGTTCACCCTTCCCCCTTCCACGAGGTGGTCGGCACTGGGGGTTCGACATCTAACCCTGATGCGGATGACGAGGTTGAGGAGGTTCCTAGCCTCAAAAGGAAGAGGAAGACGTCCTCCAGTCCCGAGGGGGCTCTTACTGTTATGGAGAGGAATTTCGACGCCGGGAACTTTATAGATTCTCAGCTGATTCCTGGTACCGAGGAGCATTTTCATAAGTCATCCCTTGCCGGGCAagcgaggtggatgtaccgcACCCTCTTGCGCGGCGCAGTGATAGCTCGGAAAGCCGAGTTCGAACTGTCCGAGATGGAGTCCCTTCGTAGGAGGTTGGAATCTGCTGGGAAGGCTAATAATGAGCTTAAAAGTGAAGTTGAAACTCTCCGGGAGCAGCTGACTCAATCTAATGAGAAGCTTGACGCCGCCGAGAAGAAAGCTACTGCTGCCGAGAAGAAGGCCACCACCGCTGAGAAGAGGTTGGAAGAGTCAGACGCCACGGTTTCACGTCTTGTCGAGCGCGAAATGACTTTAGAGAGTCAGGTCGGCGCGGCACAGAAACGGGTGGCCGAGATGGAGAAGGAGAAGCAAGCTGCGGAGGCTGAACTGGCAGTGTTAAAAACAAAGTATAAAGACGTTGTCAAGCAGGGGAAGGGGGCGATCCTGGCGACCGAGGAGGCCCTTAAAGCTCAGGTCAAAATTGTTGTTCCTGATTTCGATACGTCGGCGATTGGCGTCTTCAAGGTGATCAAAGATGGCAAAATTGTTGACGTTCCTAGGAAATGAATCCTCTTCTTCTGTGTAAAACTTTTGGTTTAGCCGTTTCGTTTTGGCTTTTGTGAACAATTGACTTTTTGGGTCGTTTGCCCGCTTTACCGTAGTTAATACTTTCTTATTTGCTTGGTTGTGTTATCGTTTTGATTAACCGTTATTGGTTTGTAGTCTTCGTTCGTTCTGACGTATTGACGATATTCCGACTGAGCCGGGTTGTGGCTTTTTAGTGTAGCCGTTTGCTATTGCGGTAGTTGACgggctcccggggtgatcagtcccggggccGCGCCTCATTGTCGGGTTGCGATGAATTCGCCTGCGTAGTGGGTTGTCCAAAAAAGGCGaacaaaacaaaagagagaaaatttGCACAAGTATATCTTATTCGGTAATTGCATAAAAGGTCCATTGGACATAACGAAAAGTACAAATCCGCGAATTAACTACTTAGCTCGATTGGTCGGTATGTCGCCTCATGCActaggagtagaatcttctCAAGTTGTTCGCGTTCCATGTTCTTGGAACTTCCTTGCCATTGAGTCTTTCTAACTTGAAAGCGCCTTTGCCCATCACTTTTTTGATTCTGTAGGGAACCTTCCCAGTTTGCCGCCAGCTTGCCTACTCCAGGGGTCGGTAAGCCGATGTCGTTGCGCCTTAGGACGAGATCGTTCGGTTCAAACTCCCTTTTAagcactttggtgttgtagcgcATGGCCATTCTTTGTTTCAGCGCTGTTTTCGTCAAATGGGCCATTTCTCTGGCTTCATCTATTAGGTCCTTCTCCACGACTTCCTCCACTCCTTTCAAAAGTAGCCAGGGGCTCGGTTCCCCGATCTCCACGGGTATTACCGCATCTAACCCGTATGTCAGTCGGAAAGGAGTCTCCTTAGTGGAGGATTGTTCGGTTGTTCGGTAAGACCAAAGGACCGAGGCTagctcgtcggcccaagcaccTTTTTTATTATCCAATCGCTTCTTGAGCCCTAGAAGGATAATCTTGTTCACGGACTCCACCTGTCCGTTTGTCTGGGGGTGCTCTACCGAGGAGAACTTCTGTCTTATGCCCAGGCCGgtgaggaattccgtgaacttCTTGTCGGTAAACTGTGTGCCGTTGTCCGAGATAACCACTTCTGGAATCCCGAATCGCgttatcacctgcctccacatgaatttcTTGCAATTGGATGAGGATATGCTGGCTAGCGGCTCGGCctctatccatttggtgtagtaatCGATGGCGACTATGAGATACTTGACTTGCCCGGGACCGACTGGGAAGGGCCCCAAGAGGTCGACTCCCCATTGCGAGAATGGTCGGGAGGACGTTAACAGGCTTAACTCAGAGGCTGGTGCCCTGTGGAAATTGGCGTTCTCTTGACACTTGACACATTTTCTGACGAATTCTTTAGAGTCTGCCATCATTGACGGCCAGTAGTATCCAGCTCGGATTAACTTTCTTCCTAAGGCTTTGCCTCCTATGTGGTGTCCGCAGTAGCCTTCAtggacttccctgaggacgtaGTCCGTCTGGTCGGGGTGTAAGCACTTCAGTAGGGGCTGGTTGAGCCCTTTCTTGAATAGCTGTCCTTGAATGACCGCGTATTTGGCTGCTTCCTTTCTCAGTTTCGCGGCATCCTTTTCATCGTCGGGGAGTTTGCCATTTTCTAGAAAGTtggtgatggggtctagccatgaAGAGCCCAGCCTTGACAGATGCAGGGTGACCGCTGGCTCCCTCGTcatgccttggatgagagaccggTTGCCTTCTCCCGGTTTGGTGCTGGCCAATTTTGATAGGAGATCCGCCCGTGTGTTCCTCTCTCTGGGCACGTGGTGGATCGTGACCTCCTCAAACCTTTGGCTTAAGTTCTTGACTTTTTCCAAGTACTTTTGTAATAATGAGTCTCTGGCCTGATAACTCCCGTTTACCTGGGAGGTAACGACCTGCGAATCGCTGCATATTTCCAGCCTTGTTGCTCCGACTTCCGCTGCTAGGGTTAAGCCCCCtatgagggcttcgtattctgcctggttgttcgaAACGGGGAATTCGAACCTGATCGACTGCTCGTATACGACTCCGACCAGGCTTTCCAGAAAGATCCCGGCGCCCCCGGAcgtctggttggaggctccgtccatgtggagcttccaccgtgtgcTCGTTTCTTCGGTTGGATCTCCCGTTACTTCTACTAGAAAATCTGTCATCGCCTGCGCCTTGATGGCCTGCTGGGGTTCGTATCGTATGTCGTATTGGGAAAGCTCAATGGACCAGGTCATCATCCTTCCCGCCAAATCAAGTTTTTGGAGTACTTGTCGGATTCCTTGGTCCGTTCTTACGACAACCTGGTGACCTTGGAAGTATTGTTTTAACCTCCGTGAGGAGGTCAAGAGTGCTAGAGCTAGCTTTTCTAGTTTGCTGTACCTTAATTCTGCCCCTTGCAGGGCTCTGCTCACGAAATAGACTGGTTGTTGAGCCCTCCCTTCTTCTCGCACTAGAACTGCGGCCAGGGCTTCTCCTGTTATGGCGAGGTATAGATATAATGGCTCCCCGTCCTTTGGCTTCCCGAGCACAGGGGGTGCCGccaggatttccttgaagtgcCGAAAGGCTTCCTCGCATGCGGGTGTCCATTCGAACGCtatccctttcttcatgaggttaaaGAAGGGTAGGGCCTTTGTTGCCGACGCTCCGAGAAACCGGGATAACGAGGTCAGTCGCCCTGCCAACCTTTGGACGTCCTTGATACAACCTGGGCTCTTCATTtggagtatcgcttggcatttctccgggttggcttctacccctctctgagttatcatGAACCCTAGGAACTTTCCagcttccatggcgaaggcaCATTTGAGGGGATTCAGCCTCATGCCGTGTTGTTGGAGCGAGGCGAATACATTTGCCAGGTCATTCAGGAGGTCGTCGGGTCGCGTTGTTTTCGTGAGGATGTCGTCCACATAAACTTCCACTGTCTTGCCTATGAGGTCGCGGAATAtcttgttcatcagcctttggtatgtTGCCCCTGCGTTTTTTAGGCCGAATGGCATCACCTTATAACAGAAGGTTCCCCCcggcgttatgaacgccgtcttgtcttcgtctggacggtgcatcggtatctggttgtagccggagtaggcgtccatgaagctCAGATAACGGTAGCCCGCCGCAGCATCGACGAGCGCGGCTATGTTAGGGAGGGGGAAACAATCCTTAGGGCATGCCTTGTTGAGGTCAGAGTAGTctacgcacattctccatttgccgtTGTGCTTTTTTACTAGAATTACATTCGAGAGCCATGTCGAGTAGTCTACTTCTCGTATGaagcctgcttctaggaggctggCCGTTTGCCTGGCCACCTCCTCCGCCCTCTCCCGCGACATCTTTCTCCTCCGTTGGGCTACCAGACGTGCTTCCGACTTTACGGCCAGGTGGTGTGACATAATTTTggggtctatgcccggcatgtcggccgGTGTCCAGGCAAACAAATCCCTATTGGCCCTTATCATTTCGACCAAGGGCTCCTTCAGCTCATGCGGGAGATTCTTGTTGATGAACGTGAATTTCTCCTTCGTGTCACCGATCATGAATTTTTCCAGGTCCCCTTCTGGTTCCGGTCTGGGTTTGTCGTCTACTCTGGCGTCGAGGTTAGCTAGAAACACGCCGGACGCCTCTTTGGATTTATTCCTTAGGGAGAGGCTGGCATTGTCGCAAGCGACTGCCGTCTCAAGGTCTCCTCTTATGGACCCTATAGATCCGTCATCGGTAACGAACTTCATGACCAGAAGCTTCGTGTTGATTATCGCTTCAACATCGTTAATCGTTTTCCTCCCCAAGATGATATTGTAGGCGGTGGAATCTCGGAGGATCACGAACTCAGCCATCGCCGATCTCCGGCTTTGAGTCTATCCCATTGAGATCGGCAGGGATATTACTCCATCAggtttgatgaagtggtcgcccAATCCAATGACCCCGTGCTGGTGAGTCGTCAGGTCAGCGTCCTTTAATCCCAGTGCGTCAAATacgttgcggaacatgatgTTCGAGTCAGCCCCCGTGTCGACAAGGATTcgtttgacgaggccggttcccactctggccgtGATGACCATGGGTGGGTTTTCTGGGGCGTCGTCGAACCACTGGTCTTCCGGGCCGAAAGAAATGGAGGGGGGCTTTTTAGAATTTCGCACCACTGAGGAGGAGACCGCCAAGACCTTAGCATCTTTTTTGTGTGCCGATCGCGACCTTGGCGCGGCGTTTTTGGCCGTCACCACGTTTATCACGGTGAGGCCGTGATCTCTGTCTTCTGGCTCTTGTCGCCTCTTTGCCGAACGGGTTTTGCCTTCTTCGTCTTGGTCGCGATAACGCCTCCGCGGCTCCCTAATAAGATGGGAGAATTCTGCTAGCTTACCTTCCCTTATCGCTTGTTCTAGTGCATCCTTCAGGTCGAAGCAATCCTGTGTTTGGTGACCATAGCCTTTGTGATAGTCACAATAGAAGTTCTTATTTCTTCCTGTACGGTCCTTGAGTGGTCGGGGCTTCGGCAGGATTCCTTTCTCGGCTATTTGCTGATAAACTTCCACGATGGGAAGAGTGAGCGGAGTGTAGTTGGTGAATTTCCCGACCCGGGGGAATGGCCTGGGTGCCTTGCTTGGCGCTCCTTCCCTGGCTTGTTCCTTTATTCTTTCTCCGTTACCTTGTTGCCGAGGTTGGCTGTAGCTGGACTGCCGtttattggcagccacgactTGGCTGACTTCCTCTTCGTTTATATACTCCTTGGCTACCGTTTGGATCTCGTGCATCGTCCAAACTGGTTTCGTGGTAAGGTGTTTTCGAAAGttctcgttgaggaggccgttcgtCAAGCAAAGGCTGGCCACCAAATCGGTTAGGCCGTCGATTTCCAAGCACTCGTCGTTGAACCGGtccaggtattttctggtcGGCTCTCCTTGTCTCTGGGTTATCCCCAGAAGGTTGATCGGGTGCTTTGCCTTTGCTATTCGTGTTGTAAACTGGGCCAGGAAGGCACGGCTGATGTCCGAGAACCCGTAGATTGACCCTTGCGGGAGGCTGTTAAACCATCTGATCGCGGGTCCTGCCAGGGTTACCGGGAAGGCTCGGCACCTCACCTCGTCCCCTACTCCCTCCAGATTCATCCTTACTTCGAAGGCCGTGAGGTGTTCCAGAGGGTCTTGAGTTCCATCGTACCTCATGTCTGTTGGTTTGTCGAAGTGCTTCGGCAGCCGGACTTCAAGGATGGATCGGTGGAATGGGGTGGCACCCATTATCACGGGTTGTCGTGTCCTCTCGGACCTCTCTCCCCCATCATCGCGATCTCGTCTCGTGCGGCGCGTTTTCTTGCCTCGGGAGTAAATGATTGTATCATTTCGTCTTCTCGGGATGGGTGATTCTTCACGGGTACTCTCCGCTTCCGTTCGGGATGCGGAGGCGCGTCGCACATGGCTTCGGTGGGAGTCTCTCTCTTGGCTTTCAGGAGATGGGGTGTAGCTGGGGTCAGTGGTTTGTCGGTCGCGCTCCTGGTCGGCCAGCTGCCGTTCCAGGTTTTGGACCCTGTGGCGCAGCTCctgcattattatggcgctgTCGCCGCCCGTTCCCCCGAAGGGTCGCGTCCTTGTGTGTGGTTCAGCGCGTTGTCGGGGGGACCTTCGCCGTCCTCTTAGTGAGGCGACAGAGGCCGCCCCCTCTACTCCGGCTCCTCGGCCTTCTTCTCCGGGGCCCAGCACAACATCCATTTAGGGAgttccccacagacggcgccaatgttcggttGTCGGGTACTAGACAATTCGGGTGGATGTTTGAGGGAGGTGAGAACTCTTCAATCGTGGCCGAGCTGGGTTCGGATCTGCCGGGTAGCCGAGCTCTTGCTGCGGGAGGAAAGAGGGgggccacctgcaaagacactccgacgcccTAGTCAATCAGTGTGCAGGTGGAGAAATGTTTAGGTGGAAAAGTGT is a window from the Arachis stenosperma cultivar V10309 chromosome 3, arast.V10309.gnm1.PFL2, whole genome shotgun sequence genome containing:
- the LOC130967285 gene encoding uncharacterized protein LOC130967285: MDVVLGPGEEGRGAGVEGAASVASLRGRRRSPRQRAEPHTRTRPFGGTGGDSAIIMQELRHRVQNLERQLADQERDRQTTDPSYTPSPESQERDSHRSHVRRASASRTEAESTREESPIPRRRNDTIIYSRGKKTRRTRRDRDDGGERSERTRQPVIMGATPFHRSILEVRLPKHFDKPTDMRYDGTQDPLEHLTAFEVRMNLEGVGDEVRCRAFPVTLAGPAIRWFNSLPQGSIYGFSDISRAFLAQFTTRIAKAKHPINLLGITQRQGEPTRKYLDRFNDECLEIDGLTDLVASLCLTNGLLNENFRKHLTTKPVWTMHEIQTVAKEYINEEEVSQVVAANKRQSSYSQPRQQGNGERIKEQAREGAPSKAPRPFPRVGKFTNYTPLTLPIVEVYQQIAEKGILPKPRPLKDRTGRNKNFYCDYHKGYGHQTQDCFDLKDALEQAIREGKLAEFSHLIREPRRRYRDQDEEGKTRSAKRRQEPEDRDHGLTVINVVTAKNAAPRSRSAHKKDAKVLAVSSSVVRNSKKPPSISFGPEDQWFDDAPENPPMVITARVGTGLVKRILVDTGADSNIMFRNVFDALGLKDADLTTHQHGVIGLGDHFIKPDGVISLPISMG